In Natronococcus occultus SP4, the following proteins share a genomic window:
- a CDS encoding universal stress protein: MTVVAAVDSGTGARTVAEAAATLADRSDVPLDVLSVYEESEHEHLVNQALDTGGSLSDEDRLRIATTAAENAAADLDREYDALGRHGKPTVEILEHASDVDAEYIVIGGRQRSPVGKALFGSVTQSVLLEADRPVVVVPEPPEES; encoded by the coding sequence ATGACAGTCGTCGCCGCGGTCGACAGCGGAACGGGAGCGAGGACGGTCGCGGAAGCGGCCGCAACGCTCGCAGATCGGTCGGACGTCCCCCTGGACGTGCTCTCGGTCTACGAGGAGTCGGAGCACGAACATCTCGTCAACCAGGCGCTCGATACGGGCGGGTCGCTCTCCGACGAGGATCGACTGCGGATCGCCACCACGGCCGCGGAAAACGCCGCGGCCGACCTCGATCGGGAGTACGACGCCCTCGGGCGTCACGGCAAGCCCACGGTGGAGATCCTCGAGCACGCGAGCGACGTCGACGCGGAATACATCGTCATCGGGGGCCGACAGCGGTCCCCGGTCGGCAAGGCGCTGTTCGGGAGCGTCACCCAGTCGGTGCTGCTGGAAGCCGATCGACCGGTGGTCGTCGTTCCCGAACCGCCCGAGGAGAGCTGA
- the pdxA gene encoding 4-hydroxythreonine-4-phosphate dehydrogenase PdxA produces the protein MSQSERPVVAVTMGDPAGIGSEIVAAAYPALCERADPIVVGDASVMRAGVDVSGADLEIEPVDTVADATFAADAIPVLDLDAVDELEYGVVREEYGAASLAYVERAIELAVEGTIDAIATAPINKQATRLAGSEYAGHTGMLADYTDTENYSMMLVEDDLVVTHVSTHVPLREACELVTTENVLETIRVTDEGLRDLGIAEPTIAVAGLNPHASDGGLLGEEDDAEIRPAVEHAAEEGIDVHGPESPDTVYVQAARGEYDCVVSMYHDQGHIPIKTLGFSSSDAVSGVNVTIGLPIVRTSVDHGTAFDIAGEGIASEASLIDAVEVAAEMAERRRERAGAPSGDAG, from the coding sequence ATGAGCCAGAGTGAGCGACCAGTCGTCGCTGTAACGATGGGCGACCCCGCCGGTATCGGGAGCGAGATCGTCGCTGCCGCCTACCCGGCGCTGTGCGAGCGCGCGGACCCGATCGTCGTCGGCGACGCCAGCGTGATGCGCGCCGGCGTCGACGTCTCGGGCGCCGACCTGGAGATCGAACCCGTCGACACCGTCGCGGACGCGACGTTCGCCGCGGACGCGATCCCCGTCCTCGATCTCGACGCCGTCGACGAGCTCGAGTACGGCGTCGTCCGCGAGGAGTACGGCGCGGCGAGCCTGGCGTACGTCGAGCGCGCGATCGAGCTCGCCGTCGAGGGCACGATCGACGCGATCGCGACCGCGCCGATCAACAAGCAGGCCACGCGCCTGGCCGGCAGCGAGTACGCCGGCCACACCGGGATGCTCGCCGACTACACCGATACCGAGAACTACTCGATGATGCTCGTCGAGGACGACCTCGTCGTCACCCACGTCAGCACGCACGTTCCGCTGCGGGAGGCCTGCGAGCTGGTGACGACCGAGAACGTCCTCGAGACGATCCGGGTTACCGACGAGGGACTGCGCGACCTGGGGATCGCAGAGCCGACGATCGCCGTCGCCGGGCTCAACCCCCACGCCAGCGACGGCGGCCTGCTGGGCGAAGAGGACGACGCCGAGATCCGCCCCGCCGTCGAGCACGCCGCCGAGGAGGGGATCGACGTTCACGGTCCCGAATCGCCCGACACCGTCTACGTCCAGGCGGCCCGCGGGGAGTACGACTGCGTCGTCTCGATGTACCACGACCAGGGCCACATCCCCATCAAGACGCTGGGGTTCTCGAGCAGCGACGCCGTCTCCGGGGTCAACGTCACGATCGGGCTGCCGATCGTCCGCACGAGCGTCGACCACGGCACCGCCTTCGACATCGCGGGCGAGGGGATCGCCAGCGAGGCGAGCCTGATCGACGCGGTCGAGGTCGCCGCCGAGATGGCCGAGCGACGGCGCGAGCGAGCCGGAGCTCCGTCGGGGGATGCGGGATGA
- a CDS encoding polysaccharide deacetylase family protein, with protein sequence MTERSNGRRRFLAASSATALAAIAGCMDQMNAALPNRGDGNGDDGNGDDPTGTGTDTEDGVEPPELAVETEYDSREEYGQPGEGLEDFEDIDDWDVVDGSAEPDEDVYFDGSQSLRLTAEDGGNAVVETELETTDMSELDLSMAVRTSTPGNVAIEIQLQDIYGGYASHQLRSVTYRTSDVGWFRTCPGFFEQSSTPLERDAIDTVQIIVHNTGDAEVWVDDLRTHEKPDSGYVLLCWDDGFDDFYDVASPLHDEYGVNAVQAAVRQWTRDQREGIMTIDQLKERQEAGDQIVAHGTHTEFTDLSDEDLEDALTTDKNWAVQEGLEGGHYLVFPHNDFDDRVLDIVSDYYYAGGFNQAGDANLTGVTGFDPLAMPRTIGHDLDIAKRCVDLAAAHRQCTILNFHAFDQDNTVSEAEYEKLLEHIDDSDVEVIDFDDLWTMRREGH encoded by the coding sequence ATGACCGAGAGATCCAACGGCCGACGACGGTTTCTCGCTGCCTCCAGTGCAACGGCGCTTGCGGCCATCGCTGGGTGTATGGACCAGATGAACGCCGCGCTTCCGAACCGCGGAGACGGCAACGGTGACGACGGCAACGGCGACGACCCGACCGGTACCGGAACGGACACCGAGGACGGCGTCGAACCGCCCGAGCTCGCGGTCGAGACGGAGTACGACAGCCGCGAGGAGTACGGACAGCCCGGCGAGGGGCTCGAGGACTTCGAGGATATCGACGACTGGGATGTCGTCGACGGGTCGGCCGAACCCGACGAGGACGTGTACTTCGACGGCTCCCAGAGCCTCCGGCTAACGGCCGAGGACGGAGGAAACGCCGTCGTCGAAACGGAGCTCGAGACGACGGATATGAGCGAGCTCGATCTCTCGATGGCCGTCCGGACGTCGACGCCCGGCAACGTCGCGATCGAGATCCAGCTCCAGGACATCTACGGCGGGTACGCCAGCCACCAGCTCCGGTCGGTCACGTACCGGACGTCCGACGTCGGGTGGTTCCGGACCTGCCCCGGCTTCTTCGAGCAGAGCTCGACGCCGCTCGAGCGCGACGCTATCGACACCGTCCAGATCATCGTCCACAACACCGGGGACGCGGAGGTCTGGGTCGACGACCTTCGCACCCACGAGAAACCCGATTCGGGATACGTGTTGCTCTGTTGGGACGACGGGTTCGACGATTTCTACGACGTTGCGAGCCCACTGCACGACGAGTACGGCGTCAACGCGGTTCAGGCCGCCGTTCGACAGTGGACCAGAGACCAGCGAGAGGGGATCATGACGATCGACCAGCTCAAGGAGCGTCAGGAGGCGGGCGACCAGATCGTCGCCCACGGAACCCACACCGAGTTCACGGATCTCAGCGACGAGGACCTCGAGGACGCCCTGACTACGGACAAAAACTGGGCCGTCCAGGAGGGACTCGAGGGCGGGCACTACCTCGTCTTCCCGCACAACGATTTCGACGATCGAGTGCTCGATATCGTTTCGGACTACTACTACGCGGGTGGATTCAACCAGGCCGGCGACGCCAACCTCACCGGCGTCACCGGCTTCGATCCGCTGGCGATGCCCCGGACGATCGGCCACGATCTCGACATTGCAAAGCGGTGTGTCGACCTCGCCGCGGCCCACCGCCAGTGTACGATCCTGAACTTCCACGCCTTCGACCAGGACAACACGGTGTCCGAAGCGGAGTACGAGAAACTCCTCGAGCACATCGACGACTCCGACGTGGAAGTAATCGATTTCGACGATCTCTGGACGATGCGCCGAGAGGGACACTGA
- a CDS encoding GntP family permease: MVLSNPLIPFVVGLVLAVVLLVWVKLPAFVGLIIAAMAIGIVTPQIAFDAVPAQVAESFGDVMVSIGIPILMAAIIGKTLMDSGAAERIVRAFRSLTGEDQSEWALMGSSYVLSIPVFFDNVFFLLAPLGRSMKARTGVKFSLYISVLCAGALATHMLVPPTPGPLAMSAELDVDVGLALLVGVGLALPTSLLGGIVYGRFLHSREDFPLREAMGSSPESLKEKAETPVDQLPGLFESSLPIAVPVVFIASATITDALLGEDAFVADLAAFLGDPNFALTAAAMLSAFTFFRMEMDGDRSLFSDELTESIKSGGNIIAITAAGGTFGAMLEIAGVGQYIADGLVEFGLPLLFAGWLVAAVIRVAQGSGTVAILTGAAMMAPLTGDLNAHPVYMMMAVGFGGMIAPWYNDSGFWTVSKIAGITQAETFKTYSAVATIMSVSGLLLVLVASIVMPLT, translated from the coding sequence ATGGTACTCTCAAACCCGCTTATACCGTTCGTCGTCGGGTTGGTTCTCGCGGTGGTACTGTTAGTGTGGGTGAAACTGCCGGCGTTCGTCGGGCTGATCATCGCGGCGATGGCAATCGGGATCGTGACGCCACAGATCGCGTTCGACGCGGTCCCTGCGCAGGTCGCCGAGTCCTTCGGCGACGTGATGGTCTCGATCGGGATCCCGATCCTGATGGCCGCGATCATCGGCAAGACCCTGATGGACAGCGGGGCGGCCGAGCGGATCGTCCGCGCCTTCCGCTCGCTCACCGGCGAGGACCAGTCCGAGTGGGCGCTGATGGGCAGTAGCTACGTGCTGTCGATCCCCGTGTTCTTCGACAACGTCTTCTTCCTTCTCGCGCCGCTCGGTCGGTCGATGAAAGCCAGGACGGGCGTGAAGTTCTCGCTGTACATCTCGGTGCTGTGTGCCGGGGCGCTGGCGACGCACATGCTCGTGCCGCCGACGCCGGGCCCGCTTGCGATGTCCGCCGAACTCGACGTCGACGTCGGGCTCGCGCTCCTGGTCGGGGTCGGACTCGCGCTGCCGACGTCGCTGCTCGGCGGGATCGTCTACGGGCGCTTTCTCCACAGTCGCGAGGACTTCCCGCTCCGGGAAGCCATGGGCTCGTCCCCGGAGAGCCTCAAGGAGAAAGCCGAGACGCCGGTCGACCAGCTCCCGGGGCTGTTCGAGTCCTCGCTCCCGATCGCCGTCCCGGTCGTCTTCATCGCGTCCGCGACGATCACCGACGCGCTCCTGGGGGAGGACGCGTTCGTCGCTGACCTCGCGGCGTTTCTCGGCGATCCGAACTTCGCGCTGACCGCGGCCGCGATGCTTTCGGCGTTCACGTTCTTCCGGATGGAGATGGACGGGGATCGCTCGCTGTTTAGCGACGAGCTGACCGAGTCGATCAAATCGGGCGGGAACATCATCGCGATTACCGCGGCCGGTGGGACGTTCGGCGCGATGCTCGAGATCGCCGGCGTCGGCCAGTACATTGCCGACGGCCTCGTCGAGTTCGGCCTGCCGCTGCTGTTCGCCGGCTGGCTCGTGGCCGCCGTGATCCGCGTCGCCCAGGGGTCGGGTACCGTCGCGATCCTCACCGGCGCGGCCATGATGGCGCCGCTGACCGGCGATCTCAACGCACACCCCGTCTACATGATGATGGCTGTCGGCTTCGGCGGGATGATCGCGCCGTGGTACAACGACAGCGGGTTCTGGACCGTCAGCAAGATCGCGGGCATCACGCAGGCCGAGACGTTCAAGACGTATTCTGCCGTCGCGACGATCATGTCCGTCTCCGGGCTACTCCTCGTGCTCGTGGCCTCGATCGTTATGCCGCTCACTTAG
- a CDS encoding aldehyde ferredoxin oxidoreductase C-terminal domain-containing protein: protein MLRAKGPLLTIDVGERTATETSIDDHLEDLVGGRAVATALAHDRIPFEADPFGPENRLYLSTGPLQQSRMSFTGRMNMTGLSPLTDGLVSTNAGGYLSRNFVDTGISVLELVGESDELLAVHVTDGGDECDPSGSETASRLRVEFEAVPELEDATVPETSDYVEERHGLGPEHCVAIGPAGENQVRFASVMTYDHRAFGRGGLGAVLGAKNVKCITFDGDAAPSIEIPNPPEMDIHREAAESEDLMRRQGTTGNTEMINEVFSLPTRYFEEYEFEHADAIGGDAVEEKKYEKGACSACAYACKLPTRDEETGLETEGPEFETVYSFGSLQGVGDIVDVMKSNDLCDTLGMDTISAGVTVAAYLASEDEFGNAELAHDVTERIAYREGIGDLLAEGVERCHDELGVDSYAVKGMELAAHDGRVLNGQGLSYAVANRGGDHMYESRVMSAEYGGRIDPEGTLGKAEALVEGENEAAFRDTGIVCAFGSDYVTDDRLEALFDADHEELLEIGARTVELERHFNNSRGFDRGDDRLPYDLPDIEAAVSEYYEARGWNDDGTVPSSAIEPLATADD, encoded by the coding sequence ATGCTTCGTGCGAAAGGGCCACTGCTGACCATCGACGTCGGCGAGCGAACCGCGACCGAGACGAGTATCGACGACCATCTCGAGGACCTCGTCGGCGGTCGGGCCGTCGCGACGGCGCTGGCTCACGACCGCATTCCGTTCGAAGCGGATCCGTTCGGACCGGAGAACCGGCTCTACCTCTCGACCGGGCCCTTACAGCAGTCACGGATGTCGTTCACCGGTCGGATGAACATGACGGGGCTGTCGCCGCTTACCGACGGCCTCGTCTCGACGAACGCTGGCGGCTACCTCTCCCGGAACTTCGTCGACACGGGGATCAGCGTCCTCGAACTCGTCGGCGAGAGCGACGAGCTGCTGGCCGTCCACGTGACCGACGGGGGCGACGAGTGTGACCCGTCGGGTAGCGAGACGGCGTCTCGCCTGCGCGTCGAGTTCGAGGCGGTTCCGGAACTCGAGGACGCGACGGTCCCGGAGACCTCCGACTACGTCGAAGAGCGCCACGGCCTCGGTCCCGAACACTGCGTCGCCATCGGACCCGCCGGTGAGAATCAGGTTCGGTTCGCCTCGGTGATGACGTACGATCACCGGGCGTTCGGCCGCGGCGGGCTAGGCGCGGTGCTGGGCGCGAAGAACGTCAAGTGCATTACGTTCGACGGTGACGCGGCCCCGTCGATCGAAATTCCGAACCCGCCGGAGATGGATATCCACCGCGAGGCGGCCGAGTCCGAGGACCTGATGCGCCGACAGGGGACGACCGGCAACACCGAGATGATCAACGAGGTCTTCTCGCTGCCGACGCGGTACTTCGAGGAGTACGAGTTCGAACACGCCGACGCGATCGGCGGCGACGCCGTCGAGGAGAAAAAGTACGAGAAAGGAGCCTGTTCGGCCTGCGCGTACGCCTGCAAGCTGCCGACCCGAGACGAGGAAACCGGCCTCGAGACGGAGGGGCCGGAGTTCGAGACGGTCTACTCGTTTGGCTCCCTGCAGGGCGTCGGCGACATCGTCGACGTCATGAAGAGCAACGATCTCTGTGACACCCTCGGGATGGACACCATCTCCGCGGGCGTCACCGTCGCGGCCTACCTCGCGAGCGAGGACGAGTTCGGCAACGCCGAGCTCGCTCACGACGTGACCGAGCGGATCGCCTACCGGGAGGGGATCGGCGACCTGCTCGCCGAGGGCGTCGAGCGCTGTCACGACGAGCTGGGCGTCGACAGCTACGCCGTCAAAGGGATGGAACTAGCCGCACACGACGGACGCGTTCTCAACGGGCAGGGGCTCTCGTATGCCGTCGCGAACCGCGGCGGCGACCACATGTACGAGTCCCGTGTAATGTCCGCAGAGTACGGCGGCCGCATCGATCCCGAGGGGACGCTCGGCAAGGCCGAGGCGCTCGTCGAGGGCGAGAACGAAGCCGCGTTCCGGGATACGGGGATCGTCTGTGCGTTCGGTAGCGACTACGTCACCGACGACCGCCTCGAGGCGCTGTTCGACGCCGACCACGAGGAGCTGCTCGAGATCGGCGCGCGAACGGTCGAACTCGAGCGCCACTTCAACAACAGCCGGGGCTTCGACCGGGGCGACGACCGGCTGCCCTACGATCTCCCCGACATCGAGGCGGCCGTTTCGGAGTACTACGAGGCTCGCGGGTGGAACGACGACGGAACGGTCCCGTCCTCGGCGATCGAGCCGCTGGCGACGGCGGACGACTGA
- a CDS encoding four-carbon acid sugar kinase family protein, with amino-acid sequence MSSVLVLADDFTGAMDTGHGFAARGNAVRVVVEDPDAEPADRSAATDTDVLAVDLDSRDLDPAAASAAVSSVLERDPVPEIVYNKIDSTLRGNVAAEVDAALAATGRELAVVAPAFPGTGRVTVGGRHLVDGQPLEDADYGTDSDLRGLFDASEHAVATLSLETVLEGADAVASALADHDPGIVVCDAIHDRHLDAIAAGARRCERDVLYVGSGGLASAVSVPNSSRSPPKATHEGSDALGIVGSVNERTLEQLAAVPDDRLVELDPAAAVADPDAAGREAATALAEARRTRDRVVLTGATSRADVERARTAAADRGVDPGPRVARALGVAAAAATEDAPPAGLLLTGGAIARAVLEELSASTIELTGESVVDGIPEGVLADGQAAGTPIVTKAGGFGDRRSIVNCLSFLAPNNEPE; translated from the coding sequence ATGAGCAGCGTACTCGTCCTCGCCGACGACTTTACGGGTGCGATGGATACCGGCCACGGGTTCGCCGCCCGCGGAAACGCGGTCCGGGTCGTCGTCGAAGATCCCGACGCCGAGCCCGCCGACCGATCCGCAGCGACCGACACTGACGTCCTCGCGGTCGATCTCGACAGTCGCGATCTCGACCCCGCTGCCGCGTCCGCGGCCGTCTCCTCGGTTCTCGAGCGCGATCCCGTTCCCGAGATCGTCTACAACAAGATCGATTCGACGCTGCGAGGGAACGTCGCTGCGGAGGTCGACGCCGCGCTCGCGGCAACCGGACGGGAGCTGGCGGTCGTCGCACCCGCCTTCCCCGGAACCGGTCGCGTGACGGTCGGTGGCCGCCACCTCGTCGACGGGCAGCCACTCGAGGACGCCGACTACGGAACCGACTCCGATCTCCGCGGGCTGTTCGACGCGTCCGAGCACGCCGTTGCCACTCTGTCTTTGGAGACCGTCCTCGAGGGGGCCGACGCGGTCGCGTCGGCGCTCGCGGACCACGACCCGGGGATCGTCGTCTGCGACGCGATCCACGACCGCCACCTGGACGCGATCGCGGCCGGGGCTCGGCGTTGCGAGCGCGACGTCCTCTACGTCGGCAGCGGCGGGCTGGCGAGCGCGGTGTCGGTGCCGAACTCGTCGCGGTCTCCCCCGAAAGCGACCCACGAGGGGTCGGACGCGCTCGGGATCGTCGGCAGCGTCAACGAGCGCACGCTCGAGCAGCTCGCGGCCGTTCCCGACGATCGCCTCGTCGAACTCGATCCCGCCGCGGCCGTCGCCGACCCCGACGCCGCGGGACGGGAGGCGGCGACGGCGCTCGCGGAGGCGCGTCGAACCCGCGATCGGGTCGTCCTCACGGGTGCGACGTCGCGAGCGGACGTCGAGCGCGCGAGGACGGCCGCGGCCGATCGGGGCGTCGATCCCGGCCCGCGGGTCGCGCGGGCGCTGGGCGTCGCGGCCGCGGCGGCGACCGAGGACGCCCCGCCCGCGGGCCTGCTCCTGACGGGCGGTGCGATCGCGCGGGCCGTCCTCGAGGAACTCTCCGCGAGCACGATCGAGCTCACGGGCGAGTCGGTCGTCGACGGGATCCCCGAGGGCGTCCTCGCGGACGGTCAGGCGGCGGGAACGCCGATCGTGACGAAGGCGGGCGGGTTCGGCGACCGGAGGAGTATCGTTAACTGTCTGAGCTTCCTTGCTCCGAACAATGAGCCAGAGTGA
- a CDS encoding outer membrane protein assembly factor BamB family protein — MESLSRRQLLGVLGASAAGLAGGGYWYVRGSDAVDCPEFLEPDREFRESTSEAWSEPIVDDGTVFVGGGAGIVRMSSGSRMFRLLALEPSGEPKWVARRELAGGIGRPRPTDDRVFVSTGANTLLAFDRETGGLEWEFDAGGNVEGHMGVVTLVHDDTVVASVNDPNHDELEGSNAVVGVSTNEGELQWTTELDASVSNGLALFEGTVVVATRAGTLVGVDPETGDRRWEGDLEGGVDWTGSPVSFAGSGWIPREDGTVVGFDPESGTIRDRLASDRGDDERENETDGFVRAMQGSDDALYVGNLDGRVTAYDADGSERWLYEGLERIAAMKTDGDAVSVLDQRGVYTELEPETGDVSRAFLLVDVRDDDRCGHFPSERRFGGFATIRHTLVVTGRVAFGAKTYRLPPPG, encoded by the coding sequence ATGGAGTCGCTCAGCAGACGACAACTGCTCGGCGTGCTGGGCGCCAGCGCCGCGGGACTCGCCGGGGGTGGCTACTGGTACGTCCGTGGCTCCGACGCAGTGGACTGTCCGGAGTTCCTCGAGCCGGACCGGGAGTTCCGGGAATCGACGTCCGAGGCCTGGTCGGAGCCGATCGTCGACGACGGGACGGTCTTCGTCGGCGGCGGAGCGGGGATCGTACGGATGAGCTCCGGATCTCGAATGTTCCGGCTGCTCGCGCTCGAGCCCAGCGGGGAGCCGAAGTGGGTCGCCAGGCGCGAACTCGCGGGCGGGATCGGACGTCCTCGACCGACCGACGACCGCGTGTTCGTATCGACCGGCGCGAACACGCTGCTCGCGTTCGATCGCGAGACCGGAGGACTCGAGTGGGAGTTCGACGCGGGCGGCAACGTCGAGGGACACATGGGTGTCGTGACGCTCGTCCACGACGACACCGTCGTCGCTTCGGTCAACGATCCGAATCACGACGAGCTCGAGGGATCGAACGCCGTCGTCGGCGTCTCGACGAACGAGGGCGAACTCCAGTGGACGACCGAACTCGACGCGTCGGTCTCGAACGGACTCGCGTTGTTCGAAGGAACGGTCGTCGTTGCCACGCGGGCGGGAACGCTGGTGGGTGTCGACCCTGAGACGGGTGATCGACGGTGGGAGGGAGACCTCGAGGGTGGCGTCGACTGGACCGGCAGCCCGGTCTCGTTCGCCGGGAGCGGGTGGATCCCCCGGGAGGACGGAACGGTAGTCGGGTTCGATCCGGAGTCGGGAACGATCCGCGATCGCCTCGCCAGCGACCGGGGTGACGACGAACGCGAGAACGAGACCGACGGGTTCGTCCGGGCGATGCAGGGCTCCGACGACGCGTTGTACGTCGGCAACCTGGACGGCCGCGTGACCGCGTACGACGCCGACGGATCCGAACGCTGGCTGTACGAGGGTCTCGAGCGTATCGCCGCAATGAAAACGGACGGCGACGCCGTCAGCGTACTCGACCAGCGCGGCGTCTACACTGAACTCGAGCCGGAAACTGGGGACGTGTCTCGAGCGTTCTTGCTCGTCGATGTCCGAGACGACGACCGGTGTGGCCACTTCCCCTCGGAGAGACGTTTCGGCGGGTTCGCAACGATACGGCACACGCTCGTGGTCACGGGCCGGGTTGCGTTCGGAGCGAAGACGTATCGACTCCCACCACCCGGATGA
- a CDS encoding IclR family transcriptional regulator, with amino-acid sequence MTADVPLTTAARTFEILETIRERGGASVSELTDLHDLPKSTVHDYVTTLTRLGYLTNDDGEYDLSLAFLAHGTYARNAIAHADRVEPALEELADETGEIVWYIVEEGGRGVYAGKGIGRDALQPYASIGTRSALHTIAGGKAILAALPDDRVDEIVAEHGLERHTERTITARDELEDARDRIRERGYALNDGENIDGWRAVASPVVLEEELYGAIAVAGPKNRLRGEYFEERLPELTVGTANEVQLRLRSESGTGFR; translated from the coding sequence ATGACAGCCGACGTGCCGCTAACGACTGCCGCGAGGACGTTCGAAATACTCGAGACGATCCGGGAGCGAGGTGGGGCGAGCGTGAGCGAGCTGACCGATCTGCACGATCTCCCGAAGAGTACGGTCCACGACTACGTGACCACGCTGACCCGACTGGGTTACCTGACGAACGACGACGGGGAGTACGATCTCAGCCTCGCGTTTCTCGCCCACGGGACCTACGCGCGAAACGCCATCGCCCACGCCGACCGCGTCGAGCCCGCGCTCGAGGAGCTCGCCGATGAGACGGGCGAGATCGTCTGGTACATCGTCGAGGAGGGCGGCCGAGGCGTCTACGCCGGGAAGGGGATCGGACGTGACGCGCTCCAGCCCTACGCCTCGATCGGGACCCGCAGCGCCCTCCACACCATCGCGGGCGGGAAGGCAATCCTCGCGGCGCTCCCGGACGACCGCGTCGACGAGATCGTCGCCGAGCACGGGCTCGAGCGCCACACCGAGCGAACGATCACGGCCCGCGACGAGCTCGAGGACGCCCGTGACCGGATCCGCGAGCGGGGGTACGCGCTCAACGACGGCGAGAACATCGACGGCTGGCGCGCCGTCGCGAGCCCGGTCGTCCTCGAGGAGGAGCTGTACGGCGCGATCGCGGTCGCCGGCCCGAAGAACCGGCTCCGCGGGGAGTACTTCGAGGAGAGGCTACCGGAGCTGACGGTGGGAACGGCAAACGAGGTGCAGCTCCGGCTTCGAAGCGAGTCGGGAACGGGGTTCCGCTAG